In the Harmonia axyridis chromosome 3, icHarAxyr1.1, whole genome shotgun sequence genome, one interval contains:
- the LOC123676051 gene encoding polyadenylate-binding protein 4-like — protein sequence MNIPQGFNFPMASLYVGDLHPDVTEAMLYEKFTTVGQVLSLRLCRDSRTKQSLGYGYVNFNQLAEAERALDTMNFDLLKGKPIRIMWCQRDPSLRKSGIGNVFIKNLDKNIDNKAMYDTFSAFGNILSCKVALDENGMSKGYGFVHFENEEAANKAIEKTNGMLLNGKKVYAGKFIPKLEREKSIGEKAKLYSNIYIKNFGNHVTDEQLYQIFSKYGKITSSVVMKNADGSSKGFGFVAFEEPKAAELAVKEMNNREVNGCCLYVGRAQKKTERINELRKVYEQVKLERYARFQSVNLYVKNLDDSFDNDKLCKEFSQFGTIKSAKVMYEQGRSKGFGFVCYTSPEEATKAVTEMNGRMVGSKPLYVALAQRKEDRRAFLNNQYMQRLRQQSINFPTTTPPFVLPAVASGPRFYGHINHIRATPRWPNAAPIRPNGTYLQMMSNPSFRSAARPLQLNNIRNAIHARAITGQQTPTARPNSKYTSNTPSNMVRSMNMGLGNGGDNTLDANTLNEANQDQKQVLGERLYHVVEKLHPEMASKITGMLLEIDNKELVRMIDDQDSLKAKVEEAIAVLQAHKGLVVQD from the coding sequence ATGAATATACCACAGGGATTCAATTTTCCAATGGCTTCTCTATATGTTGGAGATTTACATCCAGATGTGACAGAAGCTATGTTATACGAAAAATTCACCACTGTTGGTCAGGTATTATCATTAAGACTATGCAGAGATTCAAGAACAAAGCAATCGCTAGGATATGGATATGTTAATTTCAATCAATTGGCGGAAGCCGAAAGGGCTTTAGATACCATGAATTTCGATTTATTAAAAGGAAAACCGATTAGAATTATGTGGTGTCAAAGAGATCCATCGCTGAGAAAATCTGGCATTGGAAATGTTTTTATTAAAAATCTCGATAAAAATATCGACAACAAGGCAATGTATGACACTTTCTCCGCATTTGGAAATATTTTAAGCTGTAAAGTGGCTCTCGATGAAAACGGAATGTCTAAAGGATACGGATTTGtacatttcgaaaatgaagaggCGGCCAACAAAGCTATAGAAAAAACTAACGGTATGTTACTAAATGGAAAAAAAGTATATGCTGGCAAGTTCATTCCTAAACTAGAAAGAGAAAAATCAATAGGCGAAAAAGCCAAGCTTTATTCAAACATCTACATCAAGAACTTCGGGAATCACGTCACCGACGAACAATTGTACCAGATATTCTCAAAATACGGAAAAATTACAAGTTCTGTTGTGATGAAAAACGCAGATGGTTCTTCCAAAGGATTTGGTTTCGTTGCGTTCGAAGAACCAAAAGCAGCCGAACTGGCAGTGAAAGAAATGAACAATCGCGAAGTGAACGGTTGCTGTCTTTACGTTGGACGTGCTCAGAAAAAGACCGAACGTATCAACGAGTTGAGAAAAGTTTACGAACAGGTGAAGTTGGAACGTTACGCCAGATTTCAAAGTGTCAATTTGTACGTTAAAAATTTGGACGATTCGTTCGACAACGACAAGCTATGCAAGGAATTCTCTCAGTTCGGTACAATCAAATCTGCTAAAGTCATGTACGAGCAAGGGAGAAGTAAAGGTTTTGGTTTCGTGTGTTATACTTCCCCAGAAGAAGCCACCAAGGCTGTTACAGAGATGAATGGCAGGATGGTTGGGTCCAAGCCTTTATACGTGGCCTTGGCGCAGAGGAAAGAGGACCGAAGAGCCTTCCTCAACAATCAGTACATGCAAAGATTGAGACAGCAAAGTATCAACTTTCCAACGACAACTCCTCCGTTTGTGCTTCCAGCTGTTGCTTCAGGGCCTAGATTTTATGGGCATATCAACCACATTAGGGCCACCCCTCGCTGGCCAAATGCTGCGCCGATACGTCCAAACGGTACCTATCTACAAATGATGTCGAATCCTTCCTTTCGATCTGCCGCAAGACCTCTCCAACTGAACAATATCCGCAACGCTATCCACGCCAGAGCTATAACTGGGCAGCAGACACCAACAGCTCGCCCTAACAGCAAATACACCAGCAACACGCCAAGTAACATGGTACGCTCGATGAACATGGGACTTGGTAATGGAGGAGACAACACCTTGGATGCTAACACCCTCAACGAAGCCAACCAGGATCAGAAGCAGGTGCTGGGCGAACGTCTGTACCACGTGGTCGAGAAACTTCATCCCGAGATGGCTAGCAAGATAACAGGAATGCTGCTGGAAATCGACAACAAGGAGCTCGTCAGGATGATCGACGACCAGGACTCCCTAAAGGCAAAAGTGGAAGAAGCCATTGCCGTCTTGCAAGCCCATAAGGGACTAGTAGTTCAAGATtaa
- the LOC123676057 gene encoding BRISC and BRCA1-A complex member 1-like, producing MASAENEARMITLNPDNHLLMTFFSFLNHLPSYNVKEKIIIAIDTAVEYDQTNFHIDGHIMSPLFALASAAKMFITLKKETNPNHEFFILPLKGTKAVLFDDFNNNCDILDELMKDDYFSYRAGDKFDLDDLFVNIATTNEFWNLGCKTPNEMPPPFILRLVFLYNRSHTIPKIDKTVGVIQKLIDSPHFFMDVLVTHNPVSHENNCEKIFKVLQNIDSKGFSYFFNIGRDYNDLTKSILKLIGHPLQRPLQSSFYHSL from the coding sequence ATGGCATCTGCAGAAAATGAAGCGCGAATGATAACTCTGAATCCAGATAATCATCTATTGatgacatttttcagttttctaaaCCATTTACCGAGTTACAACGTGAAAGAAAAGATCATAATAGCTATCGATACGGCTGTTGAGTACGATCAAACAAATTTTCACATAGATGGGCACATTATGTCACCATTATTCGCCTTGGCCTCAGCAGCGAAAATGTTTATAACTTTAAAAAAAGAGACCAATCCGAATCACGAGTTCTTTATTCTACCTTTGAAAGGAACCAAGGCAGTTCTTTTTGatgatttcaataataattgtgATATACTTGACGAACTAATGAAGGatgattatttttcatataGAGCTGGAGATAAATTTGATTTAGATGATTTATTCGTTAATATAGCAACAACTAATGAATTCTGGAATCTTGGTTGTAAAACCCCAAATGAAATGCCTCCACCTTTTATATTGCGTCTTGTGTTTTTATATAATAGATCACACACAATTCCTAAAATCGATAAGACAGTAGGAGTAATTCAGAAACTGATAGATTCTCCACACTTCTTTATGGATGTATTGGTAACTCACAACCCTGTAAGCCATGAaaataattgtgaaaaaatattcaaagttcTTCAGAATATAGATTCAAAAGGGTTTTCTTACTTTTTCAACATTGGCAGGGATTATAATGACCttacaaaatcaatattaaaattaataGGACATCCACTTCAAAGACCTCTTCAATCATCTTTTTACCATTCTTTGTGA
- the LOC123676059 gene encoding dehydrodolichyl diphosphate synthase complex subunit Nus1 codes for MKIVYETIYLIIYSLFVLYELVNEYWNNVKKHFNENITSKYIEENGFEYLKKKPNHITFIIDEEPSFKDLANLVSWCLIARISFVSFYDYRGVLEKKQEELEIEINKIKQENFHVLWHNRKIDSKNGIQGRKINIKIITKDDGKHNIKRVCEDFIINKEKISNITIDYVDKCLKQQYGFPDPDLGIIFSRIFSLFDYPPWEIRLTEFYRFNSHQNINFEDFVNVLDKYSKCNQRLGT; via the exons atgaaaatagtgtatgaaacaatttatttaataatatatagtttatttGTCCTTTATGAATTAGTCAACGAATATTGGAATAATGTGAAAAAACACTTCAATGAGAACATCACATCTAAGTATATCGAAGAAAAtggttttgaatatttgaagaaaaaaccaaaTCACATAACTTTTATAATAGATGAAGAGCCTAGTTTCAAAGACCTGGCTAACCTGGTTTCATGGTGCTTGATCGCAAGGATATCGTTTGTTAGTTTTTACGATTATCGAG GGgtgcttgaaaaaaaacaagaagagttggaaatagaaataaataaaataaaacaagagaACTTCCACGTATTATGGCACAACAGaaaaattgattcaaaaaaTGGAATTCAGGgtagaaaaattaatataaaaataattaccAAAGATGATGGAAAACATAATATAAAAAGAGTTTGCGaagatttcattattaataaggaaaaaatttcaaacattacCATTGATTATGTAGATAAATGTTTAAAACAACAATATGGATTTCCAGATCCTGATTTAGGGATCATATTCTCtagaatattttctttatttgattaTCCACCTTGGGAGATAAGACTTACAGAATTTTATAGATTTAATAGTCATCAAAACATTAATTTTGAAGATTTTGTAAATGTTCTTGATAAATATAGCAAATGCAATCAGAGGTTGGGGACTTAA